In the Deltaproteobacteria bacterium genome, CAATCTCTTCTTTCGCTGCTTGCCGAGAAGGCACCTCAAGCGGGACGGCCGGTGCCTGGTCTCTGCCCGTGTCTCTTCCAGAGGAGATCAAATCCGGTGTATCTCCTCACCAGTTCCCAATCCGCCTGCTCAAGAATGCCGGCCCAGGTGGCCAAGACGAGGTAGAGCCCGGTGAAGGTCAGGCCTTTGATCAAGAGGCTCAGAATTCCGAAACCCACTACATGTGTCAAGGGCAAGACAGACGCACCGCACAAGGCAGATATCACCAGTACCCTCAGCAGATATCTCCAGGGCATCACCCCACCGATGCTCAGCCCGAGAAGGGACCTTAATCTGCTGATTATGTAAGCGAAGTTGACATAGATCGCCATCACGGTCCCAACTGCAGGACCGAGGAACCCTATTGTCTTCAATAAGACGAGGCTGAGGGTGAGGTTCGAGACAAAGACCAGAACCGAGGCTTTGAGCATGATCGGTGTGGCATCGCAGGCCCTCACCATTGCTGTGTTGTCGGAAATTCTGACAAGGAGGAGAAACAGATAGATTCGGAAAACAGAGG is a window encoding:
- a CDS encoding polysaccharide biosynthesis C-terminal domain-containing protein; this translates as RLFYEGRKEELVLTWHRMVRKTSMCLYPIFVFFVLNASDFIRLIYSDKYEGSASVFRIYLFLLLVRISDNTAMVRACDATPIMLKASVLVFVSNLTLSLVLLKTIGFLGPAVGTVMAIYVNFAYIISRLRSLLGLSIGGVMPWRYLLRVLVISALCGASVLPLTHVVGFGILSLLIKGLTFTGLYLVLATWAGILEQADWELVRRYTGFDLLWKRHGQRPGTGRPA